Part of the Zea mays cultivar B73 chromosome 4, Zm-B73-REFERENCE-NAM-5.0, whole genome shotgun sequence genome is shown below.
TCTTCAAAGCCTTGCTTAACATTAGTCCCTGCAAAGTAAAAAACAAAGTGTGAGTTAAGTTACAGAACAATTTAGCAATCAAAAGCAACAAGGGCATCGAAAATTATACCTTCAGATGTGTATATGTGAGGCAATCTGAAAATCCTCGAAGGGCATCATGGACATCACAGCTTTGAGCTTCAAGAAACCTATGTTGTCTGCCATATAACGGCACACATCGGTCTCTCGGCTATCTAGGAAGCAATATAAGTAATCATCCGCGCCTCCCCCAAAGATTGTTGACCCCCGAAGTGTATCCCAATTGCTCAACGAAACCAAGGGCCTCGGCTATTTCCTTTAGGCCCATTTCTTTCCTGGTCGAATGGTGAACTCAATACCTTCGTCCACCAAACTCTCGATCAAAGGGACCTTCGCCCATAGACACATTTTCCTCTATATATTTATTGGCTTCATCAGTATCTATGGCACCTTTACCCTTTGAATCGCTAGTACAAGCCATGCAGATTCTTCCTTCGTCTCAGCAACCTTGGCTGGTGAAGATATCACTGTCGGGAATGTCAAGGGGGCCTCGACGGTGTCTGGGGCCGCCGCAGCCACGAGGGGCAGCTCTTCATTCTACTTCACCACCACTGTTGCAGTGGTTGCTTCGGCCTCCTCCTCATTATCATCGTCGTCAAAAAAGAATGTGCTGATCACTAAAGATATCACTGTCGGGAATGTCAAGGGGGCCTCCACGGTGTCTGGTGCTGCCGCAGCCACGAGGGGCAGCTCTTCATTCTCCGTCACCACCACTGTTGTAGTGGTTGCTTCGGCCTCCTCCTCATTATCATCATCGTAAAaaaaactctgaaatggaagcTTCCATTATCTCAGAAGCAATGCTGGCTAACGGAGTTTCCTCGAGAATGGGTAACTCCACAACTTATTCATTCCTAGGGTTAGTTTGCAAAAGATAAGGATGATCAAACAAAAAAAATTAGCAAGTTACATCACATAATTCATAAACTATGTGTTATACCTTTACCTCCTCCTAAGCTTGAGAAGTTCTCGCCTCGAGTTTTATTCTTGGAAATGCAAACCTTATAGCGCTTCAAAGTCACCTTAACCTGCTTTTGCTTCCTCTTCTTTTTCGCTTCCTTAACCACACGAGGTAGCCATGATGAaaaaaccaatggcatcaaatacatgAATTAATCGACGCTTCTTATGCGTTGCGAAGGTCAAATTTAGCGCTTTGGCTTCTTTCTTGCTATAGTTGCCAAGAATTTCGTTGCATTTGTCTTCAATAGCATCTAGCCATTCATCACAAGGCTCCCTAAACTCAGTTTTGAACTTATAATTATAACGAAGCCTAATCAATCTAGGCTCTGCTTTCGAAGCATCCTTTTCTATCATTTCAGGCTTGCTCCACTCAGCCCTTAGCGGCCATATGTTGAATGCTAAGTGTCCTAAACGATGTCCCCCGTCCCAATATAGGTGCACATGGCATTAAAAGCAACAATAGAAACCTGAGCTTCAAAATTTATATAACATGTCGGCCTCTTATACCCGAAGCTGGTGCGAATGGGTGTCTGAATTATATTTTTAACATCTTCCCTTTCTTTTAAATTGCTCTTCatgtagaaccattccttcacccATTTGTTTGGTCATTTGCTTCGTTTTGAAAGGGACGGAAACATGGCTCCATTCTAGTAAGCGAAGTTATAGCACCTGAAGTTGCCTTGAAGGCCTCTAGTCACCTTCGTCGAGTTAATTCGTGAATTTAGCAAAACGCTTCGGCATTGCGTTCAACACCCTGGCTTCAAACAACGCAAATGAAAATTCCTAGCCTCACTATGGTAtttggggtaagttgatgaaggtatatgtTAAATCTTTTCGAAACAACCACTGTCATCTTGTGTAAGGTAAATCTAaggccagcctttaaaaagcctcAAAATACAACAATTTCGTCAGTATTAGGCTTCGACACTAAATCCTCGCCCCCAGCCGAACCCAGTCAATATAATCAAATTAGTAAGTACCTCAATGTGCCCTCCTTTGATCTTGAATTTTTCGAAGTCCATGTGACTCAGCTCCGTGGGGGCGAATGGTGGTATTGTCTTTTTTATATCAATATCCTCACTGTCATCGTCTGACCCCTCTGTTAGGTCCTCAACAACGCCTTTAGCTTGTGGTGCAGCAGTTTTGGCAACCACAATTGACTTTCAACCCTCATCTCAAGGGTTTTCGAAGTGAGCGCTAAAGCTAGCACGGGGACTGATTGCCCTCCAGCCATCTCTATGAAGGCAGAGTTCACTTGATGCTGGCTAAGGCTGGTTTCGAGGCAAGAAAGTGTTCAAAGCAAGTTTCGAAGGCAGAGCGAGCTTTGTAAGCAAAGAATGCAACGCATCGCATGCCATGCCAATGACCACGAGCATCGCCCCTTTTATACGAGAATTTTTTAAAAAGTAAACTATTTCACTCACTGGGCACTTGACCCCACTAATCAGAGTTTTTTAAAGAACCTTTTCATAATGAGTtttgggaaggtgtttttcggaccttcggcacaaGGCCTCCCAATCATATTTTTTGTGGtctaagctcgttatgaaaaaatgaACTCATTCCGCAAGGAACTATAGTTGGGGGCCTACTTTTCCAAAGATCATCAAAATACCTCATCTTCGGATTGAGAAAATGTGTCTCAAGTACAACATGAAGAGACAACGAAGCTACAGTTGGGGGGCTACTTTGCCGAAGATCCTCAAAATATAGTCATGGTGAAGaaaatggcaagtggagaatttGGGCAGCGTTCGTGCCATCCCCTAGACTTTAGGATCAGCTCATTAGGTTGAGCCTCTCCCTtggggggctactgttggggaaaaTGCCAAATGAGACCTTGATTATTGTTCCGACCGACTTTGACCAATCTACCTTTAGATTTTTTTTTGTGAATGTAGGGTTCACCGAAGGTCATGAGGTCCACCAAGGTGACTTTGCTTTGCGGGGGTAGACCCTGTGATATGGTAGGGCAAGGCTATGGATACCACCTCTCTATCGAAGACTGTGAATGCCATCAAAGGGTCTCCACCTATGGTGACAGTAGACAGGCAGGCTCCGTCAGCGGTGTTAGATATCCAAAGGCTCAAACGAAGGCCAAGGGTACACCCGAAGGCCCAGTCGACTAGTGGGCAACCCTGAAGGCGTCAAGGCCTTTGATCTCATCGCTCGGGCACCACGCTAGGTCCCTGATGGAGGCCTCAAAGACTTCTTCCCCTTTGGAGAGGCATAGAACGCTAATGCTATAGTAGCAACATGCCCCCTAGAGTTGAAGAAGGCCCTGAATCGGTAGCAATACCGCCAAGACACTAGTGTGGGTATGTAATTGGTTGTTTGTAACAGGAGGCCTATAAACATTCCCAATGATTGTTGTAGGGAACATTCTTATGATGTGACATGTATTCAGGGGGCACGGACGCACTTTTGGGGGTTTCCCTTGTGTCACCCCAATAAAAACCTTCTCCTTGATAGGGTGAGGGGATGACTGGTAAGACATTTGAGAACCTCCGTTATGCACTTGTCATTATGTCACACTCTTGCCACCTCCTATATCTGGGACCCTCTTTGTCTGGGTCCAATAATGCTCatagttggtcacttgttttcaattgtTGTATAGAACCATAAACAATGCAACACAATGTTAAAcggtaaggaccttcgtccttgggGCGTTATCTCTTCGGGATAATGATCCAAGGACAAAGGTAGTGATGGACACTTGTTTTTGAATCCGTTAGGATGTCAAAAACATGTTAATATGGATTAGTATGTTGCCCACTTCTTCCTTCATCTAACCTCTTTTCGAAGGTCATATGAAGAAAGAGGGTGACAAATAAAGAGTGTGCATATACCTAACTAGAATAGAAAGTGCAAATAATAAAGAATAAGTCCTTTAACTTATCTGCATATTCATCTCAAATTTCATTCCTGACAATTTGATAGACAAATACAAACATACATTCGGCTTTACACAAATGAGAGCTCGAAGGTAACTTCGGAAGCTGAACAAATGAGAGTGTTCTCTCTTCCGAAAACAAAGATGAAAAGTGCATGGCactgttcctctatttatagacCCGAGATATAGCTCAAGTAAATTTACAATTATATCCTCGAATTCTATACATCCATTCTAATGTACATGTCAGGCGTAAAGTCATCCTTCTCCTCCTTTCGACTTAGTTTGTCGTACCCCATAGGACCTTCGGAATTAGCTTCGCCCGAAGCATTTTCACAATGATGACCAAAGTCTTGGTGTGCGCCCTACTCGAAACCTACTTTCGGTATTAGTCCTGCAACACATTTGTAACAAAACAAAATAGTTAatgtgttttgaggaccttcgggagaAGGATACCCCCAACACTCATGTATCTCAAACTCACTTTGGATGGAGGTATGGCCTTCCTAATGAAGTGCTATCAGATTGCTAACAAACTAAATGTTCAACTTTGATATGCTCATGTATCAGGATCTTAGAATGTGTCTTGATAGCTGCTGGGGGTATGGTCTTATCCGTGTGTTGGCACAAGGTAATAGACAGACTTAGTTTGTATGTGCCTATGTTGGTTGGCTTTTGCAGTGCAATGGTCATCTTGTGTGCTAGGAGGTGCAGCGTAGGTAATGCTAGTCCTTATAAGTTGTTAAATCGATGTCTATGTTATTTCGTCTATGAACTGACGTGATGTGTGTGAAGTTGTGGTCGTCGATTTGGTTCGTGTGTTTGGGACCTTTGGTTGTATGAACATTTAGTTTTTTGATGTATGAACATATGTTTGTGCTTGATGGATTATAGTATTTTTTATGTTTTTGCAACGAGTACAAAGGAGCCTAAAATTTAGGCCTCCTTTGGAATGCATGATTGGTGAAATGTAGGAACAGGAAAAAACATAGGAATATAATTGCTTGACACTTACAATTTTACAGGAATTGAAAACACAGGAAAACTTCTAATATAGCGTTTAGACGCAACATATGAAGAACACCGAAATTAGAGGAGAGAGCCTAAAATTTAGGCCTTTTTTGGAATGCATGATTGGTGAAATGTAGGAACAGTAAAAACATAGGAATAGAATTGCTTGACACTTGCAATTTTACAGGAATTAAAAACACAGGAAAACTTCTAATAGAGCATTCGGATGCAACATATGAAGAACATAGAAATTAGAGGAGAGGTCGGACCTCATATTAGAAATCCTACAAAATCTCACTACAAAAGGCCATTCCATAGGAATTTTATAGGATTTGCAGAAATTCAATCCTTTGTTCCAAAGAACCATATAGGAAAATTTTATGTAGGTTTTCAATCCTCTAAAATTCCTCCACATTTCCTTTGTTCTAGAAGTGGCCTCAGTGGAGTTCATGATGTGTCAGGCGGAAAATGTCACCAAATGAATGTTGCCACATAATCTCGTACATGTTTGCCATGTCATCGCGTACTTGACGACTTTGCGCATGTGCCACCACGTCATTGCGTACGTGGACGCCACGTGTTAACCAAGTTACCGTACATGTGTCAACCAGGACCACGCCCCGTGTCCGCCACGTGCGTGGATGCCATGCTGGTTACGTCGTGTTTATCGTCACATTTGCAACACTTATTTTGTAATGGATTATGTTGTATTATCATTGTGTTGTATATGTGGTGCGATAAACACGACGACAATACTTTCATCATAACTTCATTATGAATATTTTTAGCAGCAATATTGGTATTTATTTACTGTGATAAAGAATTAAAGATGATGTACCTTAGAAGTGAATTTTTCTAGTAGTGCAAGTCGAACTGTTAATCCAAAACTTCTCACTGCGCAGGAAGATACTTCTCTTGTCGGTCGGTCACAAACAAGGTCAGTGCCATCGAGATTTTTTTCCCCCTAGGCCACCACAGCGCAAAAGGACTGGCGAGTAATGAGATGACAGAATCTAGACACGAAAGCTCGGAACCAGACATTTCTCAGGCCTGCCTGTCCGACGTGGCTGCCAGCACAAGCCATGGCTGACACCGCCATCCAATGACAACACGCGGTTTGATTCCCCCGTATCCCATTCCCAGCATCCGGATAACGCTGGCTGGATAAGAGACGGGGCTTCTCATTGGCCACACccgtcccgggcagcgtcccgtcCGTCCGATCCGACAGCACGGCGTATCTACGCCGTCGGCCGCAGCCGGCGCCTGCTGGCCACACCCGCCGGACCGGCCCGGCAGGTGGCAGTTTAATAGTACAAACCAGGCTGATCCTGGCGGCAAGGACCAACGTGCTCGATCTCCATCTCGACCGTCGCTCACCGGGAAGCTACGCTACGACGAAGCATGGCGTCCGTCACCGCCCGCGCCCCGGTCGCAGCCCTGcgcccgtcgtcgtcgtcggcctTCCTTGGCCACTCTAGCCGCCTCGGCCGCACTgctaccgcgtcgccgacgaggcGGAGCCTCAAGGCGGAGGCCAAGGGCGAGTGGCTCCCGGGCCTTCCCTCCCCCGCCTACCTCGACGGCAGGTCAGTAGTGTTTCTTTTCCTGATTAACTCTGGCCAGCGACGCCGACTGACGCACCCATGGCCATGTCAGCCTGCCGGGTGACAATGGCTTCGACCCGTTGGGCCTGGCGGAGGACCCGGAGAACCTGAGGTGGTACGTGCAGGCGGAGCTGGTGAACGGGCGGTGGGCGATGCTGGGCGTGGCCGGGATGCTGATCCCGGAGGTGCTGACCAAGGCCGGGCTGATCAACGCGCCGCAGTGGTACGACGCCGGCAAGTCGGAGTACTTCGCGTCGTCGTCGACGCTGTTCGTGATCGAGTTCATCCTGTTTCACTACGTGGAGATCCGGCGGTGGCAGGACATCAAGAACCCCGGCAGCGTCAACCAGGACCCCATCTTCAAGAGCTACAGCCTGCCGCCGCACGAGTGCGGCTACCCCGGCAGCGTCTTCAACCCGCTCAACTTCGCGCCCACGCTCGAGGCCAAGGAGAAGGAGCTCGCCAACGGTGAGTTGCATTGCATTGCACCATCTCATCTCACCGCCGCCGGTCGTCGTCGGCCACTTCCGATCCTTCTCTGACGTTATTAATTCTGCAGGGAGGCTGGCCATGCTGGCGTTCCTGGCCTTCCTGATCCAGCACAACGTCACCGGCAAGGGGCCCTTCGACAACCTGCTGCAGCACCTGTCCGACCCATGGCACAACACCATCATCCAGACCCTGTCGGGTTGAGTCGACGGTCCATCAGGTCATGTGGTCCGAGCTGAAAGGCCGAGACTCGAAGACAGTTCGTGTGATGCGTTCTTAATCGACTGAGGGCTAAGGAATGTGACGTACTGGTATATGTACATTAGTTGAAGCGGAGGCTATAAAGGGTGTAGAGATTGTTTCATCAGTGTATATCATCTGTCCCGATGGGTTTTGTTTTGTGCTTTTCACGATTCATTGTGGAAGCACATGTATTATTAGTACAAGAACTGCTAGTAGATATATAGGCTTATAATTAAGCACGACTTCTAAAACCTCAACGTACGTATGTGAAAGCCCCATATGATGGTAAACAAAAGGAAAATACAACATTACATTTGTATATGGTATATGCAGGAAATAGTGTAATATTACAAAGAGAAACAACCCCTCACGGTGCTAGCTGGAAGGCAACCTAGTACAGATCACTCATCAACTGCCAACGACCAACTGATCAGGTAGCTGTGCGTGCAGATCAGGCAAGCCCGTTAATGAAGATAGAGCCATATATAAAAGCATACTGCATACGCTAAAGTAGCTCCTTGATAACCATGATCTACTTGGATTTTGTGTGTACGTGATCAATTGTCTGATATTATGTTTCGCAGAAAAGGAGGTGAGCGACGAGGCGGCGTCTAGAATACAACCTGAAGAAACGAGTAGCATTGGTAGATCGATTGTCTTGAGACACAATAATAGTGATATGAATAATTTTCATAAATCAAAGGCTGATGAAAATAAATCTTTTTTGACCGAAATTCGCAAATTTTCGTTAGCGTAGCCTAATTTTCAGCCATCTCTGGCTCCTACCGATTAATAGGTAAAAATTAGCAAGTTTTCGTTGCCAGCCCACAAAAAATAAGCAATTACAAATAACTTTCCCTAACCAATGGAAGTTACTTAATTTTCGTCGGCTATTCTTAGTTGACAAAAAATTCCATGTTACATATATATAGCCCTGGTTTTCCAAATAGTGA
Proteins encoded:
- the LOC100280410 gene encoding Chlorophyll a-b binding protein P4, chloroplastic — protein: MASVTARAPVAALRPSSSSAFLGHSSRLGRTATASPTRRSLKAEAKGEWLPGLPSPAYLDGSLPGDNGFDPLGLAEDPENLRWYVQAELVNGRWAMLGVAGMLIPEVLTKAGLINAPQWYDAGKSEYFASSSTLFVIEFILFHYVEIRRWQDIKNPGSVNQDPIFKSYSLPPHECGYPGSVFNPLNFAPTLEAKEKELANGRLAMLAFLAFLIQHNVTGKGPFDNLLQHLSDPWHNTIIQTLSG